TAGCAAGGATAATTCCAAAACTGGATTGGAATACACTATGGAAAGCAGCCGAAAGTGTAAGTAAGCGACCTTTCAAATATCCCTGAATATTCACTAAAATCTTGTAAATATGCAACAGATAGGGCACGTCGGTGAATTACCCCAGACCCTCCTGCAGGATTTCGAGGGAGATGAAGATTTTCTGAAGAAGGTACACCACGTTTTACTCGAGGTTGAAGTTATAAATGGAGATTTACTTTGTCCTGAATCAGGAAGAAAATTTCCCATCAACGATGGCATTCCAAATATGCTGCTGAACGAGGACGAAGCCTAGATGCAATGTGATAACTCCAGACCTAGCCCCTAAGCGTTTATCATCatcaaatataatttatttaattttcaataaagcattgtttttattaaaattcttcATTCAGAGGGTGTCCAGCGAGAATTGAATTtgcgttttatttttaaaaaatggtattAATATCGTTTCGTGGAATGGGACAGCGAACTCAGTCTTGTTCGGTCTTTCTGTGACAAATTCTAAAGATAATGGAATTCTTGCATATCACAACGGCCCAATCGCCTGGGAAATACTCAGTTTCAGCAGAATGTCAACTACAAATACCCTGAGAACTGCAACCTAGTTAGCATTTTAGACCTCTGTAGAATTGAGCACTACTAATTTTCTTAACCATATTTTCTTTAGAGCGCAATCACCAtctaattgcatttttttgtaTTCCACGATTTTTGTTAAACTACAGGAAACGAAATTAAGTGATCACGTTACGTGTTAGATTGTGTAGAATagcccataaaaaaaatctttctttCAATGTGCTATTTTGCATGTTCtgcaaaaagatttttttttctgaatccaATCTACGTAATGGA
This DNA window, taken from Diachasmimorpha longicaudata isolate KC_UGA_2023 chromosome 8, iyDiaLong2, whole genome shotgun sequence, encodes the following:
- the LOC135165366 gene encoding multifunctional methyltransferase subunit TRM112-like protein; protein product: MKLLTHNMLTSKCLKGVTVGYPLGIVAKDIRVSEVDFNSEFIARIIPKLDWNTLWKAAESIGHVGELPQTLLQDFEGDEDFLKKVHHVLLEVEVINGDLLCPESGRKFPINDGIPNMLLNEDEA